The Miscanthus floridulus cultivar M001 chromosome 7, ASM1932011v1, whole genome shotgun sequence genome includes a region encoding these proteins:
- the LOC136464067 gene encoding subtilisin-like protease 1, which translates to MDPPNPMRLAALVSLRAAVFFLALLLVSPAVAHNDHGVHKNYLIIVRTPYEYDRSMFKDVSDWHASLLASVCDMAEEELDKDPAAMARLIYSYRHVVNGFSARLTVEEIREMAGKDWFVKAIPEKTYRLMTTHTPQMLGLNGKGSHGGLWNKSNMGEGIIIGVLDDGISPGHPSFDGTGVPPPPAKWKGRCDFNSSVCNNKLIGARSFYESAKWKFQGVDDPVLPVSKGSHGTHTSSTAAGAFVPGANVMGNGIGTAAGMAPRAHIALYQVCFEDKGCDRDDILAALDDAVDEGVDVLSLSLGDDEAGDFAYDPIALGGYTAIMKGIFVSAAGGNMGPDPATVANEAPWLLTVAAATTDRRFVASVRLGNGVELDGESLFQPEGFLSVPRPLVRDLSDGTCSDEKVLTPEHVGGKIVVCDAGGNFTSLEMGAALREGGAAGMVVITIEEFGSVIQPKAHALPASQVTYSTGQKIRAYMNSTDIPTGELIFKGTVLGNRDSPVVAAFSSRGPSKQNQGILKPDITGPGVNIIAGVPKPAGFMTPPNPLAAKFDVLSGTSMATPHLSGIAAVLKKAHPTWTPAAIKSAIITTADPKDHRGKPIAAHDGYPANLLTLGAGFVEPMKALSPGLVYNLTAFDYIPYLCGLRYTDHEINSIIHPLPPVSCAQMAVVEQKDLNYPSITAFLDQEPFVVNVTRVVTNVGRAISVYVAKVEVPSTVSVTVTPEMLLFKMVNEAKRFTVTIRSMDTSIQEGIAEGQLAWVSPKNVVRTPILVSFKKFVKDNSTTAHLRH; encoded by the coding sequence ATGGATCCTCCAAATCCAATGCGCTTAGCGGCACTTGTCTCCCTCCGTgctgccgtcttcttcctcgccttGCTTCTGGTGAGCCCCGCCGTCGCCCACAATGACCACGGCGTGCACAAGAACTACCTCATCATCGTGCGCACGCCGTACGAGTACGATCGGAGCATGTTCAAGGACGTGTCGGACTGGCACGCGTCCCTGCTCGCGTCCGTGTGCGACatggccgaggaggagctcgaCAAGGATCCGGCCGCCATGGCGCGCCTCATCTACTCCTACCGCCACGTCGTGAACGGCTTCTCGGCCCGCCTCACCGTCGAGGAGATCCGCGAGATGGCCGGCAAGGACTGGTTCGTCAAGGCCATTCCGGAGAAGACGTACAGGTTGATGACCACCCACACGCCGCAGATGCTCGGGCTCAACGGCAAAGGCTCCCACGGCGGCCTGTGGAACAAGAGCAACATGGGCGAAGGGATCATCATCGGCGTCCTCGACGACGGCATCAGCCCCGGGCACCCGTCGTTCGACGGGACGGGcgtcccgccgccgccggccaagtGGAAGGGCCGGTGCGACTTCAACAGCTCCGTGTGCAACAACAAGCTTATCGGTGCGCGGTCGTTCTACGAGTCGGCCAAGTGGAAGTTTCAAGGGGTCGACGACCCGGTGCTGCCCGTTagcaagggctcgcacgggacGCACACGTCGAGCACGGCGGCCGGCGCGTTCGTGCCCGGCGCGAACGTCATGGGCAACGGGATCGGAACGGCTGCCGGCATGGCCCCGCGCGCGCACATCGCGCTCTACCAGGTGTGCTTCGAGGACAAGGGATGCGACCGCGACGACATACTGGcagcgctcgacgacgccgtagACGAGGGCGTCGACGtgctctcgctctcgctcgggGACGACGAAGCCGGTGACTTCGCCTACGACCCCATcgcgctcgggggctacaccgccATCATGAAAGGCATCTTCGTCAGCGCCGCGGGTGGGAACATGGGCCCGGACCCGGCGACGGTTGCCAACGAGGCGCCGTGGCTGCTCACCGTGGCGGCGGCGACAACTGACCGGAGGTTCGTCGCCTCCGTAAGGCTTGGCAATGGAGTCGAGCTCGATGGCGAGTCGTTGTTCCAGCCAGAGGGTTTCCTAAGCGTGCCGCGCCCGCTGGTAAGAGACCTCAGCGACGGCACATGTTCCGACGAGAAGGTCCTTACGCCGGAGCACGTCGGAGGAAAGATAGTCGTCTGCGACGCCGGTGGCAACTTCACCTCCCTCGAGATGGGTGCCGCCCTACGCGAAGGCGGCGCGGCCGGTATGGTTGTGATAACCATCGAGGAATTCGGGTCGGTGATCCAACCCAAGGCGCACGCGCTCCCGGCGTCGCAGGTGACTTACTCGACAGGGCAGAAGATCAGGGCATACATGAACTCCACAGACATCCCGACGGGCGAGCTGATCTTCAAAGGAACCGTGCTCGGCAATCGCGACTCGCCGGTGGTGGCGGCGTTCTCGTCGCGGGGGCCAAGCAAGCAAAACCAGGGGATCCTCAAGCCCGACATCACCGGCCCTGGAGTGAACATCATCGCCGGCGTCCCCAAACCGGCGGGGTTCATGACGCCTCCCAATCCACTGGCGGCCAAGTTCGACGTCTTGTCCGGCACGTCCATGGCCACTCCGCACCTCAGCGGCATCGCCGCGGTGCTCAAGAAAGCGCACCCGACATGGACGCCGGCGGCGATCAAGTCGGCCATTATAACGACGGCCGACCCGAAGGACCACCGCGGGAAGCCGATAGCGGCCCATGACGGGTACCCTGCCAACCTGCTCACGCTGGGCGCCGGGTTCGTCGAACCCATGAAGGCCCTGTCGCCGGGGCTAGTGTACAACCTGACGGCGTTCGACTACATCCCCTACCTGTGCGGGCTCAGGTACACCGACCATGAGATCAACTCGATCATCCACCCGTTGCCGCCGGTGTCGTGCGCGCAGATGGCCGTCGTGGAGCAGAAGGACCTCAACTACCCGTCCATCACGGCGTTCCTGGACCAGGAGCCCTTCGTCGTTAATGTCACCCGCGTCGTGACGAACGTCGGGCGCGCCATCTCCGTGTACGTCGCCAAGGTGGAGGTGCCGAGCACGGTGTCGGTGACGGTGACTCCGGAGATGCTCCTGTTCAAGATGGTGAACGAGGCGAAGAGGTTCACGGTCACCATCAGGTCCATGGACACAAGTATCCAGGAGGGGATCGCCGAGGGGCAGCTCGCGTGGGTCTCGCCCAAGAACGTGGTGCGCACCCCGATCCTCGTGTCGTTCAAGAAGTTCGTCAAGGATAACTCCACCACAGCTCATCTTAGACATTGA